One genomic segment of Photobacterium sp. DA100 includes these proteins:
- a CDS encoding TIGR01620 family protein, producing the protein MSEPLKSKIVFDEPAKREPAGGEVELTSQMQFAEQEKSFLPEAADNEQSDVEEELARALRGRPKRRTGWLKGLLVGGAAMVGWQTIDYVVTAYQGGDWLALGWSVIVAGIAAAGITALGRELLSLRRLKQRQSEREQAQALLEADGIGQAKAFCTRLAKQGKVMDEHAGYDKWLQSLAATHNDREVMQLYDRMVLGQQDKLARQLVAKYASEAAVMVALSPLALADMLLVAWRNFRLIDQISKVYGVELGYWSRIKLVKLVLANMAIAGASEVIADSGMDMLSMDLAGRVSTRVAQGVGVGLLTGRLGLKAISLMRPLPWQPEQQPKLSEIRKDLLSRLTHKDRRD; encoded by the coding sequence ATGAGTGAGCCGCTGAAAAGTAAAATTGTTTTTGACGAGCCCGCCAAACGCGAACCGGCTGGCGGCGAGGTCGAGTTGACCTCCCAGATGCAGTTTGCCGAGCAGGAGAAGAGCTTCTTGCCCGAGGCGGCGGACAATGAACAGTCGGACGTTGAAGAAGAGCTGGCCAGAGCCCTCAGGGGCAGGCCCAAACGCCGTACAGGCTGGCTCAAAGGACTCCTGGTTGGCGGCGCAGCCATGGTGGGGTGGCAAACGATCGACTATGTTGTTACGGCCTATCAGGGCGGTGACTGGCTTGCCCTGGGCTGGAGCGTGATTGTGGCCGGTATCGCCGCCGCGGGGATCACCGCGCTGGGGCGAGAACTACTGAGTTTGCGCCGGCTAAAGCAGCGCCAGAGCGAGCGGGAGCAGGCACAGGCCTTGCTTGAGGCCGATGGCATCGGCCAAGCCAAGGCCTTCTGTACCCGGCTGGCGAAGCAAGGCAAGGTGATGGACGAGCATGCCGGTTACGACAAGTGGCTGCAGTCTCTGGCCGCTACCCATAACGATCGCGAAGTCATGCAGCTCTATGATCGCATGGTGCTGGGCCAGCAAGATAAGTTGGCGCGACAGCTGGTGGCCAAATATGCCAGCGAGGCGGCGGTGATGGTCGCACTCAGCCCGTTAGCCTTGGCTGACATGCTACTGGTGGCCTGGCGTAATTTCCGGCTTATTGACCAGATCTCCAAGGTGTACGGGGTCGAGCTGGGCTACTGGTCACGCATCAAACTGGTCAAACTGGTGCTGGCCAACATGGCGATCGCCGGGGCCAGTGAAGTGATCGCCGATAGCGGTATGGATATGCTGTCGATGGACTTGGCTGGCCGGGTGTCGACCCGGGTGGCGCAAGGGGTCGGTGTCGGCCTGCTAACCGGCCGATTGGGACTCAAGGCTATCAGTTTGATGCGCCCGTTACCGTGGCAGCCAGAGCAACAACCCAAGTTGAGTGAAATTCGCAAGGACCTGCTTAGCCGGCTGACCCATAAAGACCGTCGGGACTGA
- the tyrR gene encoding transcriptional regulator TyrR produces MRLQVFCEDRLGMTRELLDILASRQIDLRGIEIDRVGIIYLNCPEVEFEQFSQLMSQIRQLDGVTDVRKIQFMPSEREHKELKALLEALPDPFFSISLQGKIDLANDAAEVLLGKSREDIVGEHIQTFVGFNIHHWLEKDNASRRSELVVLSGLDYMMEIMPVYVTDETEEQVLASAVILLKSLSEAKMPLAMRQLSGDNGFEHLVGQSSRFKQLVSQAKKLAMLDAPLLIQGETGTGKEMLARACHQRSLRRDNPFLLVNCMSMPDNAAETELFGMAATATEPGKKGIFEQADGGIAFLYEVGEMSEHLQIKLLRFLQDGTFRRVGEEKEMKVDVRVICSTQKKLPELVATGQFREDLYYRLNVLSLTVPPLRERTADIVPLADLFLSQFAQELQQPKPSISAEVAQYLSQYAWPGNIRQLRNVLFRAMTQLEGTEISVNDVQLPENESATVISEETLDGSLDEIMKRYESGILNSLYRSYPSTRKLAKRLGVSHTAVANKLREYGIGKH; encoded by the coding sequence ATGAGGCTACAAGTCTTTTGTGAAGACCGACTTGGCATGACCCGAGAGCTGCTGGATATCCTTGCGAGCCGGCAGATTGACTTGCGGGGCATTGAAATTGACCGGGTTGGGATTATTTACCTGAATTGCCCTGAAGTTGAGTTCGAGCAGTTCAGTCAGTTGATGTCGCAGATCCGCCAGCTGGATGGTGTGACAGATGTCAGAAAGATCCAGTTCATGCCGAGTGAGCGTGAACACAAAGAACTGAAAGCATTGCTGGAAGCCTTACCTGATCCGTTTTTCTCTATTAGCTTGCAAGGCAAGATCGATCTCGCCAATGATGCCGCTGAGGTACTGCTCGGCAAGAGCAGAGAAGATATTGTCGGCGAGCATATTCAGACTTTTGTCGGTTTCAATATTCACCATTGGCTTGAAAAAGACAATGCTAGCCGCCGCAGTGAGTTGGTGGTGCTGTCCGGCCTCGATTACATGATGGAAATCATGCCGGTGTATGTGACCGACGAGACGGAGGAGCAGGTACTGGCCAGTGCGGTTATCCTGCTCAAGTCTCTGTCCGAGGCCAAAATGCCGCTGGCGATGCGTCAGCTCAGCGGTGACAATGGCTTTGAGCATCTTGTTGGCCAGTCTTCCCGCTTCAAGCAATTGGTGTCCCAGGCCAAGAAGCTGGCGATGCTGGATGCGCCTTTGCTGATCCAGGGCGAAACCGGTACCGGCAAAGAAATGCTGGCCCGGGCCTGCCACCAGCGCTCGCTGCGCCGCGACAACCCATTCCTGCTGGTCAACTGCATGTCGATGCCGGACAATGCTGCCGAAACGGAGCTGTTCGGCATGGCCGCAACCGCAACCGAACCGGGTAAGAAAGGGATTTTCGAACAGGCCGATGGCGGTATCGCCTTCTTGTACGAAGTGGGTGAAATGTCGGAGCACCTGCAGATCAAACTGCTTCGTTTCCTGCAAGACGGTACCTTCCGCCGCGTCGGCGAAGAGAAAGAGATGAAGGTGGATGTCAGGGTGATCTGTTCGACCCAGAAGAAACTGCCAGAGCTGGTCGCGACCGGGCAGTTCCGGGAAGACTTGTACTATCGCCTCAATGTCTTGTCTCTGACCGTGCCGCCGCTGCGTGAGAGAACCGCCGATATCGTGCCGCTGGCGGATTTGTTCCTGAGCCAGTTTGCCCAGGAGTTGCAGCAGCCCAAGCCGTCTATCTCGGCCGAGGTCGCCCAGTACCTGAGCCAGTATGCGTGGCCGGGCAACATTCGCCAGCTGCGCAATGTGTTGTTCCGCGCCATGACACAGCTGGAAGGGACGGAAATCAGCGTCAACGATGTCCAGCTGCCGGAAAACGAGTCGGCCACGGTGATCAGCGAGGAGACCCTCGATGGCTCGCTCGACGAAATCATGAAGCGCTATGAGTCAGGTATTCTCAATAGCCTCTACCGGAGCTACCCGTCGACGCGCAAGCTGGCGAAACGGCTCGGCGTATCTCACACTGCTGTGGCCAACAAGTTACGTGAGTATGGGATTGGAAAACATTAA
- the cydC gene encoding cysteine/glutathione ABC transporter ATP-binding protein/permease CydC — protein sequence MRDLIPYLKLYRKHWFGLTLGMLLGLGTLLAAMSLLTLSGWFIAASAVTGLTIARETFNYMLPGAGVRGFSIARTAGRWGERVVSHNATFKLLADLRLFFFRKLTPLIPGRQANLRDADLLNRLVADVDAMDHVYLRLVSPLIIGVIGLLAITGFLAWFDVTIGLTLGAILLALMLSLPVVFYRLGKSNGETLTMAKANYRVKMLDWIQGNAELLLFNAEDRYYQAALDEQQALLAAQRKMANLTGLANAILMAATGWTLVLITWIAADGIAGQAPDPFVAMVAFATMASFELMMPVAGAFQYLGQTLTSARRLNEIIEATPDTPFDPDGHTAPVAGSVDIQAISYTYYGSDEPVLKNISLAIGAGEKVALLGRTGCGKSTLLQLLTRNWDPQQGQITLDGVPLPQWQEAPLRQAITVVSQRVDVFNGSLRENLLLAKPEGRDEELCEVLEKVGLGALLEGKGLDTWLGEGGRQISGGERRRIGIARALLHDAPILLMDEPTEGLDRRTEQQIMTLLLEHAKDKTVLFITHRLVGLEQMDHICLMDEGEIIEQGKHQALLDQNGRYTELWQRI from the coding sequence ATGCGTGATTTAATCCCTTATCTCAAGCTATATCGTAAGCACTGGTTCGGCCTGACCCTTGGCATGTTGCTCGGGCTAGGCACACTGCTTGCGGCCATGAGCCTGCTGACCCTATCGGGCTGGTTTATCGCCGCCTCCGCGGTGACGGGCCTTACCATCGCCCGAGAGACCTTCAACTACATGCTGCCGGGCGCCGGCGTGCGTGGTTTCTCGATCGCCCGTACAGCGGGTCGCTGGGGCGAGCGCGTGGTCAGCCACAATGCCACCTTCAAGCTGTTGGCTGATCTGCGTTTGTTCTTCTTCCGCAAGCTGACCCCGCTGATCCCGGGTCGTCAAGCCAACCTGCGCGATGCCGACTTGCTCAACCGCCTGGTTGCCGACGTCGATGCCATGGACCATGTTTACCTGCGCTTGGTCAGCCCGCTGATCATCGGTGTGATTGGCCTGTTGGCGATTACCGGCTTCCTCGCTTGGTTCGATGTCACTATCGGCCTGACACTGGGCGCTATTTTGCTGGCCCTGATGCTTTCCCTGCCGGTTGTTTTCTACCGCCTGGGCAAATCCAACGGCGAAACCCTGACCATGGCCAAGGCCAACTACCGGGTGAAGATGCTGGACTGGATCCAGGGCAATGCCGAGCTATTGCTATTCAATGCCGAGGATCGCTACTACCAAGCGGCCCTTGATGAGCAGCAAGCCCTGCTGGCTGCCCAGCGGAAGATGGCTAACTTGACCGGCCTGGCCAATGCCATTTTGATGGCGGCAACCGGCTGGACCCTGGTATTGATCACCTGGATAGCGGCAGACGGGATTGCAGGCCAGGCCCCCGATCCGTTCGTGGCGATGGTGGCCTTTGCGACAATGGCCAGCTTCGAGTTGATGATGCCTGTAGCCGGTGCCTTCCAGTACCTGGGCCAGACCCTGACTTCTGCCCGCCGCCTCAATGAGATCATCGAGGCGACGCCGGATACTCCGTTTGATCCCGACGGCCACACCGCACCGGTTGCAGGCTCAGTGGATATCCAGGCGATCAGCTATACCTATTACGGCAGTGATGAGCCGGTACTGAAGAATATCTCACTGGCAATCGGAGCTGGCGAGAAAGTCGCACTGCTCGGCCGTACCGGCTGTGGTAAATCAACCCTGTTGCAGCTGCTCACACGCAACTGGGATCCGCAGCAAGGGCAAATAACCTTGGATGGCGTACCGCTGCCCCAGTGGCAAGAAGCGCCTCTGCGCCAGGCCATCACGGTTGTAAGCCAACGTGTCGATGTCTTCAATGGCTCACTGCGTGAGAACCTACTGCTGGCCAAACCCGAAGGCCGCGACGAAGAGCTCTGCGAAGTACTTGAAAAAGTAGGCCTCGGTGCCCTGCTCGAAGGCAAAGGTTTGGATACCTGGCTGGGTGAAGGCGGTCGCCAGATCTCCGGCGGCGAACGCCGCCGTATCGGTATCGCCCGTGCCCTGCTGCACGATGCACCGATCCTGCTGATGGATGAGCCGACCGAGGGGCTCGACCGCCGTACCGAGCAGCAGATCATGACGTTGCTGCTCGAACACGCCAAGGACAAGACCGTGCTGTTCATTACCCACCGCCTGGTTGGCCTGGAGCAGATGGATCATATCTGTTTGATGGACGAAGGTGAGATCATCGAGCAGGGCAAACACCAGGCCCTGCTTGACCAAAATGGCCGTTACACCGAACTGTGGCAGCGGATCTGA
- a CDS encoding methylated-DNA--[protein]-cysteine S-methyltransferase has product MYYDYLDTVLGKIYLLADEKGLRQLTIASGGFTPDSHWEHDPAFMATYITQLAEYLDGKRKQFTIPLAPPGTDFQQQVWQAISEIPYNSHRSYQQIAAHIAHSTAILAIGMAKNVNPIPIIIPCHRVATEVEAQQSCRYGQDLICQLRELEQGKLTLLK; this is encoded by the coding sequence ATGTATTACGACTACCTTGATACGGTATTGGGAAAGATATACTTATTAGCAGACGAAAAGGGGTTACGACAACTGACCATCGCCAGTGGCGGATTTACCCCAGACAGCCATTGGGAGCACGATCCAGCATTCATGGCCACTTACATCACCCAGCTGGCCGAATACCTCGACGGGAAAAGAAAACAGTTCACCATCCCCCTCGCTCCTCCCGGTACCGACTTCCAGCAGCAAGTTTGGCAAGCCATCAGCGAAATCCCCTACAACAGCCACCGCTCCTACCAACAAATAGCCGCCCACATTGCGCATTCCACCGCAATCCTTGCTATCGGCATGGCTAAGAACGTCAACCCAATCCCGATTATTATCCCGTGCCACCGCGTCGCAACCGAGGTCGAGGCCCAGCAGAGCTGCCGCTACGGCCAAGATCTCATCTGCCAGCTCAGGGAGCTCGAGCAGGGGAAGTTGACGTTGTTGAAGTGA
- the rimJ gene encoding ribosomal protein S5-alanine N-acetyltransferase, whose translation MFHSIISRATSINIGDATVRLITTKDVAAITAYYQRNRAFLQPWEPLREEAFFTETGWQRRLEQLMQLHKHKMAYYFVIQQHGSDEICGVVNYSNLVRHPFHACHVGYSLDQDCQGKGLMSRALAATNDWMFEDQSFHRIMAAYMPRNAKSAAVLKKCGYVIEGEARDYLLINGKWEDHILTSRLNADWTIPV comes from the coding sequence TTGTTTCATTCTATTATCAGCCGAGCGACCTCGATCAATATTGGTGACGCGACGGTTAGGCTTATTACCACTAAAGATGTTGCGGCCATAACCGCATACTATCAGCGCAACCGGGCCTTCTTGCAGCCTTGGGAGCCGCTGCGCGAGGAAGCCTTCTTCACCGAAACTGGTTGGCAGCGGCGACTGGAGCAGCTGATGCAGCTGCATAAGCATAAAATGGCTTACTACTTTGTTATCCAGCAACATGGCAGTGACGAGATATGCGGGGTGGTCAATTACAGCAACCTCGTCCGCCATCCTTTCCATGCCTGCCATGTTGGCTACTCGCTGGATCAGGACTGCCAGGGGAAGGGTCTGATGAGCCGGGCGCTGGCTGCGACCAATGACTGGATGTTCGAGGATCAGTCCTTCCACCGGATCATGGCGGCCTATATGCCCCGCAATGCCAAGAGTGCGGCGGTATTGAAGAAATGCGGTTATGTGATTGAGGGGGAGGCGAGGGATTACTTGCTGATCAACGGTAAATGGGAAGACCACATACTGACATCCCGGCTCAATGCTGACTGGACCATCCCGGTGTAG
- the cydD gene encoding cysteine/glutathione ABC transporter permease/ATP-binding protein CydD: protein MDKQLQRDLTKWLKSQSKLAKRWLMLSVGLGFLSGLLLVGQAALLAHILHQLIIEHTDKYQLVSSFVGLFIIVGLRAGCSWGREIFGYRCGEQIRLHIRQLILQRLQQLGPAYIKGKPAGVWASLVLEQVEEMQDFFSRYIPQMSIAVLVPLVILFAVFPLNWAAGLIFLITAPLVPMFMALVGLGAADANRRNFKALQRLSGHFYDRLQGLSTLRLFHRAEAEAENLHAASHVLRKRTMEVLRMAFLSSAVLEFFSAISVAIVAVYFGFSFIGELNFGHYGVPISLFTGLFILVLAPEFYQPLRDLGTFYHAKAQAIGAAESIVEFLNSEADGMSQGQTNLDSPETISISAEQLEVLSPQGQVLAGPLSFSINAHEQVALVGPSGAGKTSLLNALLGFLPYRGSLKINGTELSELDHSQWRQAISWVGQNPLLLHGTVRDNITLGNPLATEEHIKQVAQQAYADEFIQRLEQGYQHQVGDRSGGLSVGQAQRIAVARAMLQSGAFWLLDEPTASLDANSEHLVLESLKTAVNGQTTLMVSHRLDQLAAMDRVLVMENGKLVQNGPFEQIRQQGLLAEMLAHTDKRDLDA, encoded by the coding sequence ATGGACAAACAATTACAACGCGATTTAACCAAGTGGTTGAAATCACAGAGTAAGCTGGCAAAACGCTGGCTCATGCTCAGTGTCGGCCTTGGGTTCTTGTCGGGGTTGCTACTCGTTGGCCAGGCCGCTTTGCTGGCCCATATCCTGCACCAACTCATCATTGAACACACCGATAAATACCAACTGGTTTCCAGTTTTGTCGGGCTATTTATCATTGTCGGCCTGCGGGCTGGCTGTAGCTGGGGGCGAGAAATTTTCGGCTACCGCTGCGGCGAACAAATCCGGCTCCACATCCGCCAGCTGATCCTCCAGCGCCTGCAGCAGTTAGGTCCCGCCTACATCAAAGGCAAGCCTGCCGGTGTATGGGCCAGCCTGGTACTGGAGCAAGTAGAAGAAATGCAAGACTTCTTCTCCCGCTACATCCCGCAAATGTCGATTGCGGTATTGGTTCCGCTGGTGATTTTGTTCGCCGTGTTCCCGCTCAACTGGGCCGCGGGGCTGATCTTCCTGATCACCGCACCACTGGTGCCTATGTTCATGGCACTGGTTGGATTGGGGGCGGCCGATGCTAACCGCCGCAACTTCAAGGCGCTGCAACGCCTTTCTGGCCACTTCTACGACCGCCTGCAAGGCCTGTCGACCCTGCGCCTGTTCCACCGTGCCGAGGCAGAAGCGGAAAACCTCCACGCCGCCTCCCACGTGCTGCGCAAGCGGACGATGGAAGTGTTGCGCATGGCCTTCCTCTCGTCGGCGGTGCTGGAGTTTTTCTCCGCCATCTCGGTAGCGATTGTTGCGGTATACTTTGGCTTCTCCTTTATCGGCGAGCTCAATTTCGGCCACTACGGGGTGCCAATTAGCCTGTTTACCGGTCTGTTCATTCTGGTGCTGGCGCCGGAGTTCTACCAGCCGCTGCGTGATCTGGGCACCTTCTACCACGCCAAGGCCCAGGCCATCGGGGCGGCAGAGTCCATTGTCGAATTCCTCAACAGCGAAGCTGATGGCATGAGCCAAGGCCAAACCAACCTCGACTCTCCGGAAACAATCTCCATCAGTGCCGAGCAGCTAGAAGTGCTGAGCCCACAGGGCCAAGTACTGGCGGGTCCGCTCAGCTTTAGCATCAATGCCCACGAACAAGTCGCCCTGGTCGGCCCGAGCGGGGCCGGCAAAACCAGCCTGCTCAATGCGCTGCTGGGGTTCCTGCCCTACCGTGGCAGCCTGAAAATCAACGGTACCGAGCTTAGCGAGCTTGATCACAGCCAGTGGCGCCAGGCGATCAGCTGGGTCGGCCAAAACCCGCTATTGCTTCACGGCACTGTCCGCGACAACATCACCCTGGGCAACCCACTCGCCACCGAGGAACACATCAAGCAGGTCGCACAACAAGCCTACGCCGATGAATTCATCCAGCGCCTGGAGCAAGGTTACCAGCATCAGGTCGGTGACCGCTCCGGGGGACTATCGGTCGGCCAGGCCCAGCGTATCGCGGTAGCGCGTGCCATGCTGCAAAGCGGGGCTTTCTGGTTGCTTGATGAGCCTACCGCCAGCCTAGATGCCAATTCGGAGCACTTGGTGCTGGAGAGCCTGAAAACGGCAGTCAACGGCCAGACGACGCTAATGGTGAGCCACCGCCTGGACCAACTGGCTGCCATGGACCGAGTCCTAGTGATGGAAAACGGCAAACTGGTCCAGAATGGTCCATTCGAACAGATCCGCCAGCAAGGCCTGCTTGCTGAGATGCTGGCCCATACCGACAAGAGGGATCTCGATGCGTGA